One part of the Acidobacteriota bacterium genome encodes these proteins:
- the ettA gene encoding energy-dependent translational throttle protein EttA — MAAQYIYTMKGLGKVYPPDQTVLKDIWLSFLPGAKIGVLGLNGAGKSTILKIMAGIEKDFLGEAFRAEGTTVGYLEQEPRLDPAKTVLGNVEEGAAETKALLARYDEINGRLGENLSPEEMDKVLEEQGRLQDTIDAVGAWDLDSKLELAMDALRLPPADADVTTLSGGERRRVALCRLLLQSPDLLLLDEPTNHLDAESVAWLEQFLQAYAGTVVAVTHDRYFLDNAAGWILELDRGAGIPWEGNYSSWLEQKEKRLEVEERQEARRQRTLQRELEWIRMSPRARQAKGKARLNAYEAMLTEEGQQRIDRAEIYIPPGPRLGDIVVEARGLRKGYGDLVLMEGMDFTLPRGGIVGVIGPNGAGKTTLFRMITGQEQPDAGTLRIGETVQVGYVDQSRDALDPNKSVWEEISEGRDEVLLGKREVASRAYVSWFNFKSRDQQRKVGTLSGGERNRVHLAKLLKKGCNLLLLDEPTNDLDVDTLRALEDAILAFAGCVVVISHDRWFLDRISTHMLAFEGDSKVVWFEGNYQDYEVDRHRRLGAEADRPHRIKYRKMTR, encoded by the coding sequence ATGGCGGCGCAGTATATCTACACGATGAAGGGGCTGGGGAAAGTCTACCCGCCAGACCAGACGGTTCTGAAAGACATCTGGCTGTCATTTCTGCCGGGCGCAAAGATCGGCGTGCTGGGCCTGAACGGCGCAGGCAAGAGCACCATCCTGAAGATCATGGCGGGCATCGAGAAGGACTTTCTCGGCGAAGCCTTTCGGGCCGAAGGCACGACGGTCGGCTACCTGGAGCAGGAGCCGCGACTGGATCCTGCCAAGACGGTGCTGGGCAACGTAGAGGAGGGCGCAGCCGAAACCAAAGCCCTGCTGGCCCGTTACGACGAGATCAACGGCCGGCTTGGAGAAAACCTGAGTCCCGAGGAGATGGACAAGGTGCTCGAAGAGCAGGGGCGCCTGCAGGACACTATCGACGCGGTCGGCGCCTGGGATCTCGATTCGAAGCTCGAACTGGCGATGGACGCCCTGCGTCTGCCGCCGGCCGACGCAGATGTCACGACGTTGTCAGGCGGCGAACGCCGTCGCGTGGCACTCTGCCGTCTGTTGCTGCAATCGCCAGACCTGCTGCTGCTCGACGAGCCGACCAATCACCTCGACGCGGAATCGGTGGCGTGGCTCGAACAGTTTCTCCAAGCCTACGCCGGCACGGTCGTCGCCGTGACGCACGACCGGTACTTCCTCGACAACGCCGCCGGCTGGATTCTTGAACTCGACCGCGGCGCCGGCATCCCGTGGGAGGGCAACTACTCCTCGTGGCTTGAACAGAAAGAGAAGCGTCTCGAAGTCGAGGAACGGCAGGAAGCGCGGCGGCAGCGCACGCTGCAACGCGAACTCGAGTGGATTCGGATGTCGCCGCGCGCCCGGCAGGCCAAGGGCAAGGCGCGGCTGAACGCGTACGAGGCGATGCTCACCGAGGAAGGGCAGCAGCGCATCGATCGCGCTGAGATCTACATTCCGCCAGGGCCCCGCCTCGGCGATATCGTCGTCGAGGCGCGCGGCCTGCGAAAGGGCTACGGCGACCTCGTGCTGATGGAGGGCATGGACTTCACGCTGCCGCGCGGCGGCATCGTTGGCGTCATCGGGCCCAACGGCGCGGGCAAGACGACGCTGTTCAGGATGATTACCGGTCAGGAACAGCCCGACGCCGGCACGCTACGGATTGGGGAGACGGTGCAGGTCGGATACGTCGACCAGTCCCGCGACGCGCTCGACCCGAACAAGAGCGTCTGGGAAGAGATTTCCGAGGGCCGCGACGAGGTCCTGCTCGGTAAGCGCGAGGTGGCATCGCGCGCCTACGTCTCGTGGTTCAACTTCAAGAGCCGCGATCAGCAGCGCAAAGTCGGCACGCTCTCGGGCGGCGAGCGCAATCGCGTGCACCTGGCGAAGCTGCTGAAGAAGGGCTGCAACCTGCTGCTGCTCGACGAGCCGACCAACGACCTCGACGTCGACACTTTGCGTGCGCTCGAGGACGCCATCCTCGCGTTCGCCGGCTGCGTCGTCGTCATCAGCCACGACCGGTGGTTTCTCGATCGCATCAGCACGCACATGCTGGCCTTCGAGGGCGACAGCAAGGTCGTGTGGTTCGAAGGCAACTACCAGGATTATGAAGTTGACCGCCATCGCCGGCTTGGCGCCGAGGCCGACCGGCCGCATCGGATCAAGTACAGGAAGATGACAAGGTGA
- a CDS encoding NAD-dependent epimerase/dehydratase family protein, translated as MRRPAVLVTGASGEIGHGLIARLAAGGSTTIITLDVRALDASLGKLVHREVIGSITDNAALDRILAEFDIDHVYHLAAYPSTRRAFTPVTAHRVNVEGTMNLLEFAQKQSESHGRPVVFLYPSSIAAYGMPDLETKAKAGRVLEDEFNHPTTMYGCNKLYCEHLGRYYARHYKQLAAEPLSGRVDFRCVRFPGLISALTEPSGGTSDYAPEMIHAAAKGEPYACFVRPDTRIPFMAMPDGVEVLLRLAAAPRERLSKTAYNVGAFNPSAEEVRQVVLKSFPGAAITYVNDVKRQGIVDSWPADVNDSAARSDWGFAPTYDFTRAFSEYLIPTIRERYR; from the coding sequence ATGCGACGACCTGCAGTTCTTGTCACCGGCGCCAGCGGCGAAATCGGCCATGGGCTGATTGCCCGCCTGGCCGCGGGCGGCTCGACCACCATCATCACGCTTGACGTCCGGGCGCTCGACGCGTCGCTCGGCAAACTGGTGCATCGCGAGGTCATCGGATCGATCACCGACAACGCGGCGCTCGATCGGATCCTCGCCGAGTTCGACATCGACCACGTCTACCATCTGGCGGCCTACCCCTCGACGCGGCGCGCGTTCACGCCCGTCACCGCCCACCGGGTCAATGTCGAAGGCACGATGAACCTGCTCGAATTCGCCCAGAAGCAGAGCGAATCGCACGGGCGCCCGGTCGTCTTCCTGTACCCTTCGTCGATTGCCGCTTACGGGATGCCAGACCTTGAGACCAAGGCCAAGGCGGGACGCGTGCTCGAGGACGAGTTCAATCATCCGACGACGATGTACGGGTGCAACAAGCTGTATTGCGAACATCTTGGGCGGTACTACGCGCGGCACTACAAGCAGCTGGCTGCCGAGCCGCTCAGTGGCAGAGTCGATTTCCGCTGTGTGCGGTTTCCTGGACTCATTTCGGCGCTGACAGAGCCGTCCGGCGGAACCTCCGACTACGCGCCCGAGATGATCCACGCCGCGGCGAAAGGTGAGCCGTACGCCTGTTTCGTGCGGCCGGATACGCGCATCCCGTTCATGGCGATGCCCGACGGCGTCGAGGTCCTGCTCAGGCTGGCGGCGGCGCCGCGAGAGAGACTGTCGAAGACGGCGTACAACGTGGGCGCCTTCAATCCATCGGCCGAAGAAGTGCGGCAGGTCGTGCTGAAGAGTTTCCCTGGCGCCGCCATCACCTACGTCAACGACGTCAAGCGTCAGGGCATTGTCGATTCGTGGCCGGCCGACGTCAACGATTCGGCCGCGCGATCCGACTGGGGCTTCGCACCAACCTACGACTTCACCCGGGCGTTTTCGGAGTATCTGATCCCGACGATCCGGGAACGGTACCGGTGA
- a CDS encoding sigma-54 dependent transcriptional regulator: MSTADIEPPSLTDETRSRLEEVAAWSAVSAAFGSLGRAFICADADFRIIHGSYVLDELFGDGAAARIEGRSLEEIFGRDLFGTSGTLRQALTAGERREGWRAQLSMADGEARLISLSAAPFPQNLRLACSLRVKYVVVLRPSEQDRDDVLGAPVTVGGLVARSPAMARIFTLVENLRHTEATVLITGESGTGKELLARLIHDQSPRRQGPFVAVNCGALPHELLEAEMFGHARGAFTGAVRDRIGRCEAASDGTLFLDEVGDLPLALQVKLLRVLQDGTFERLGENQTRTSRARVVTATHVDLSKSVREGRFREDLYYRLRVVPIEIPPLRRRREDIEPLAQVLLARVCARHGRALRFSPDALRVLLGHDWPGNVREMENALEYAVTVCQGQTIHPEDLPELTGDKPGTGVALASPPSPRVGSPDRGTGDYEHLRSVLDAHHWRRDEAARALGISRITLWRRMRRYGMLHEET, from the coding sequence ATGAGTACTGCCGACATCGAGCCGCCCAGCCTGACTGACGAGACGCGCAGCCGCCTCGAGGAAGTCGCTGCATGGTCGGCCGTCAGTGCGGCCTTCGGATCGCTCGGCCGCGCGTTCATCTGCGCCGACGCCGACTTCCGGATCATCCACGGCTCGTACGTGCTGGACGAACTGTTCGGTGACGGAGCCGCCGCGCGCATCGAAGGGCGGTCACTCGAAGAAATCTTCGGCCGGGATCTGTTCGGCACATCCGGCACCCTGCGCCAGGCGCTGACGGCTGGTGAACGCCGCGAGGGCTGGCGCGCTCAACTGAGCATGGCCGATGGGGAAGCGCGCCTCATTTCCCTGAGCGCGGCACCGTTTCCCCAGAACCTGCGGTTGGCCTGCAGCCTCAGGGTGAAGTACGTCGTCGTGCTCCGCCCATCAGAACAGGACCGCGACGATGTGCTCGGGGCGCCGGTCACGGTGGGAGGGCTGGTGGCTCGCTCGCCGGCGATGGCCAGAATCTTCACCCTCGTCGAGAACCTCAGGCACACGGAAGCGACCGTCCTGATTACCGGCGAGAGCGGAACCGGCAAGGAACTGCTGGCTCGCCTGATTCACGACCAGTCGCCACGCCGACAGGGGCCCTTCGTCGCCGTCAACTGCGGCGCCCTCCCTCACGAACTGCTGGAGGCCGAGATGTTCGGCCACGCGCGCGGCGCGTTCACCGGGGCCGTCCGCGACCGGATCGGCCGCTGCGAGGCCGCTTCAGACGGCACGTTGTTTCTCGACGAGGTCGGCGATCTTCCGCTGGCCTTGCAGGTGAAACTGCTCAGGGTATTGCAGGACGGGACATTCGAGCGCCTTGGCGAAAACCAGACTCGGACCAGCCGCGCCCGCGTCGTGACGGCGACCCACGTGGATCTGTCGAAGTCCGTCCGAGAAGGCCGCTTTCGCGAAGACCTGTATTACCGGCTGCGAGTCGTCCCCATCGAGATCCCTCCGCTGCGACGTCGCCGCGAGGACATTGAACCCCTCGCGCAAGTGCTGCTTGCCCGCGTCTGCGCCCGGCACGGTCGCGCGCTCCGATTCTCGCCTGACGCGCTCCGGGTGCTGCTCGGGCACGACTGGCCCGGCAACGTCAGAGAGATGGAGAATGCCCTCGAGTACGCGGTGACGGTCTGTCAGGGACAGACTATTCACCCCGAGGATCTTCCTGAATTGACGGGAGACAAACCAGGTACCGGAGTTGCGCTTGCCTCGCCGCCTTCCCCACGCGTCGGATCGCCCGATCGGGGCACGGGGGATTATGAGCATCTGCGAAGCGTGCTCGACGCGCACCACTGGCGCCGCGACGAGGCGGCCCGGGCTCTCGGTATCAGCCGCATCACTCTGTGGCGGCGGATGCGGAGATACGGAATGCTTCACGAAGAAACATAA
- a CDS encoding outer membrane protein transport protein has translation MRKIILVATAAIILTMTTARPVSLLASDGYFSQGYGTCSQGMGGAGVAFPLGPLSPATNPASLVLSDPGWEFGVGLFNPNRHYEVIGDPSGYPGTFGLAPGLIDSGSRLFPVPHLGFARPLGSSASIGIAVFGNGGMNTNYSARTFGFSPTGINMSQLFVAPTYSMKLNARNAVGVTALVGYQMFKAEGLQAFSAFSSDSKNLTNNKTDSAFGFGVRVGYVGQLSKSVSVGAAYQSKVYMSRFKKYAGLFAEQGGFDVPSNWTAGVGIKLNDAFDLAFDVQQMRYSDVKSVGNLMLPNLMQAALGATGGAGFGWKDMTVVKTGLQYRVGGGWTWRAGYSYGKQPIPSSEVLFNILAPGVIEHHATFGISKDLGRGRAFDVAVMRAFNKTVSGPNPLEAPGQQTITLGMNQWNVTIGYSIRLK, from the coding sequence ATGCGCAAGATCATCCTCGTCGCGACCGCAGCAATCATTCTGACGATGACGACGGCCAGACCGGTGTCGCTACTCGCGAGTGACGGGTACTTCAGCCAAGGCTATGGGACCTGCTCCCAGGGCATGGGCGGCGCAGGCGTCGCCTTTCCGCTCGGCCCGTTATCACCCGCAACCAACCCGGCATCGCTGGTGCTCTCGGATCCTGGATGGGAATTCGGTGTCGGGCTGTTCAATCCGAATCGCCACTACGAGGTGATCGGCGACCCGTCTGGTTATCCCGGCACGTTCGGTCTTGCTCCGGGCCTCATCGACAGCGGAAGCCGTCTGTTTCCGGTCCCGCATCTGGGGTTTGCCCGCCCGCTCGGGTCCAGCGCGTCCATCGGGATCGCGGTCTTCGGCAATGGCGGGATGAACACGAACTACAGCGCTCGCACGTTTGGTTTCTCGCCGACGGGCATCAACATGTCGCAGTTGTTCGTCGCGCCGACCTACTCGATGAAGCTCAACGCGCGGAACGCCGTCGGCGTGACCGCGCTCGTGGGCTACCAGATGTTCAAGGCCGAAGGACTGCAGGCATTCAGCGCTTTCTCGAGCGATTCGAAGAACCTGACCAACAACAAGACGGATTCGGCGTTTGGTTTCGGCGTCCGTGTTGGTTACGTTGGGCAGCTGTCCAAGTCTGTTTCCGTCGGCGCGGCGTACCAGTCGAAGGTCTACATGAGTCGCTTCAAGAAGTACGCGGGCCTGTTCGCCGAACAGGGCGGATTTGACGTGCCGTCGAACTGGACAGCCGGCGTTGGCATCAAGCTGAACGACGCATTCGACCTGGCATTCGACGTCCAGCAGATGCGTTACAGTGACGTCAAATCGGTCGGCAACCTCATGTTGCCAAACCTGATGCAGGCGGCGCTTGGCGCGACGGGCGGCGCGGGCTTCGGATGGAAGGACATGACGGTCGTGAAGACGGGCCTGCAGTACCGCGTCGGCGGCGGCTGGACCTGGCGGGCCGGCTACTCGTACGGGAAGCAACCGATACCCTCGAGCGAGGTGCTGTTCAATATCCTGGCTCCGGGAGTCATCGAGCACCATGCGACCTTTGGCATCAGCAAGGATCTGGGTCGCGGACGCGCCTTCGATGTGGCCGTGATGCGCGCGTTCAACAAGACCGTGTCTGGTCCCAATCCGCTCGAGGCACCGGGCCAGCAGACGATCACGCTCGGCATGAATCAGTGGAATGTCACCATCGGCTACTCGATCAGGTTGAAGTAA
- a CDS encoding molybdopterin-dependent oxidoreductase yields MDALSRRRFLKISAATLAVTSSAAGVAKFADTALGNGVPPRGVQKIPTFCDICFWKCGAVAYLRDGRLWKIEGNPADPLSRGRLCPRGTGGIGAYFDDDRLKAPLIRRRQRGEDVWAQVTWDEALGHIAGKMQAIKARYGPEAIALFSHGLGGTFLKHTVKAFGTPNITAPSFAQCRGPRDVGFHLTFGEEIGSPERTDIRNSRCLVLIGSHLGENMHNSQVQEFAEAIGNGASIIVVDPRFSVAASKAKHYLPIKPGTDLALVLAWMNVLVSEGLYDKEYVAQYGFGFEAFAASVAGFTPEWAYPETGIEASLIRETAREMARYRPATLVHPGRHSTWYGNDTQRSRAIALLNALLGSWGRKGGFYAPASMDVPGYPYPPYPKSEKGKVDNPGAKYPFALEPITTGIREATITGHPYPIKGWFTYATNLITALPNEPETIKAIRNLDLLVVVDVIPTEMAGWADVVLPESTYLERYDDVNVELFREPFVALRQPVVASPHDQKPNWWIARELARKLGLESYYPWKTIEEYLEFRLTKAGLSFAELKQNGIIHGAPQPNYFEDGLEPKFPTASGKIEFYSTVLRDKGFDPVPTYARPTEPPPGAFRLLFGRAPVHSFGRTQSNPILNDMMDENEVWLNADIAARLGFAHGSYVKLRNQDGVISNRVKLKATARIRSDCVYMVHGFGHTAVRLRRTVGRGASDAQLITRYTTDPLMGGTGMNVNFVTVEAEA; encoded by the coding sequence GTGGATGCCCTCTCCCGTCGTCGATTCCTGAAGATCTCTGCTGCCACGCTGGCCGTCACCTCATCGGCGGCCGGTGTGGCGAAGTTCGCCGACACCGCCCTTGGCAACGGGGTGCCGCCGCGCGGCGTGCAGAAGATCCCGACCTTCTGCGACATCTGCTTCTGGAAGTGCGGCGCGGTGGCCTACCTGCGTGATGGCCGGCTCTGGAAGATCGAAGGCAACCCGGCGGATCCACTCAGCCGTGGCCGCCTATGCCCGCGCGGCACGGGGGGTATCGGGGCGTACTTCGACGACGACCGGCTGAAAGCGCCACTCATCCGGAGGCGGCAGCGTGGGGAAGACGTGTGGGCCCAGGTGACGTGGGACGAGGCGCTCGGACACATCGCCGGGAAGATGCAGGCCATCAAGGCAAGGTACGGTCCCGAAGCCATCGCGCTGTTCTCGCACGGTCTGGGCGGCACGTTCCTGAAGCACACGGTGAAGGCGTTTGGCACACCGAACATCACGGCACCCTCCTTCGCGCAGTGCCGCGGGCCGCGCGACGTGGGTTTCCACCTGACGTTCGGCGAGGAGATTGGATCGCCCGAGCGCACCGACATCCGGAACAGTCGCTGTCTGGTGCTCATCGGATCGCACCTCGGCGAGAACATGCACAACTCACAGGTGCAGGAATTCGCCGAAGCCATCGGCAACGGCGCCAGCATCATCGTCGTCGATCCGCGATTTTCGGTGGCGGCCAGCAAGGCGAAACACTACCTGCCGATCAAACCCGGCACAGATTTGGCCTTGGTGCTGGCCTGGATGAATGTTCTGGTCTCTGAAGGGCTGTACGACAAGGAGTACGTCGCGCAGTACGGGTTTGGCTTCGAGGCATTCGCTGCGTCGGTCGCCGGTTTTACGCCCGAGTGGGCCTATCCGGAGACCGGCATTGAGGCGAGCCTCATCCGTGAGACCGCCCGGGAGATGGCGCGCTACCGGCCGGCGACACTGGTGCATCCGGGCCGGCACTCGACATGGTACGGGAATGATACGCAGCGAAGTCGAGCCATCGCCCTGTTGAACGCGTTGCTTGGGAGTTGGGGCCGCAAGGGCGGGTTCTACGCCCCGGCCAGCATGGACGTTCCCGGCTACCCGTACCCGCCCTACCCGAAATCCGAGAAGGGCAAGGTCGACAATCCAGGCGCGAAGTACCCGTTCGCACTCGAGCCGATCACCACCGGGATTCGCGAGGCGACGATCACCGGTCACCCGTACCCGATCAAGGGCTGGTTTACCTACGCGACCAATCTGATCACGGCGCTGCCCAACGAGCCGGAGACGATCAAGGCCATTCGGAATCTGGACCTGCTGGTCGTCGTCGACGTGATCCCGACCGAGATGGCCGGCTGGGCTGATGTCGTCTTGCCCGAGTCGACCTACCTCGAGCGTTACGACGACGTGAACGTGGAACTGTTCCGCGAGCCATTCGTGGCGCTGCGGCAGCCCGTCGTGGCGTCACCGCATGACCAGAAACCCAACTGGTGGATTGCACGAGAATTGGCGCGAAAGCTGGGCCTCGAATCCTATTACCCCTGGAAGACCATCGAAGAGTACCTCGAGTTTCGGCTGACGAAGGCTGGCCTGAGTTTCGCGGAGCTCAAACAGAATGGCATCATCCACGGAGCGCCCCAGCCGAACTACTTCGAGGACGGGCTGGAGCCGAAGTTCCCGACCGCGTCAGGCAAGATCGAGTTCTACTCGACGGTTCTCCGCGACAAGGGGTTTGATCCCGTGCCGACGTACGCCCGGCCAACCGAGCCTCCTCCGGGCGCCTTCCGCCTGCTCTTCGGGCGAGCACCGGTGCATTCGTTCGGCCGCACACAGTCGAATCCAATCCTCAACGACATGATGGACGAGAACGAGGTCTGGTTGAACGCGGACATCGCCGCGCGTCTCGGTTTCGCCCACGGGTCGTATGTGAAGCTCCGCAACCAGGACGGGGTGATCAGCAACCGGGTGAAGTTGAAGGCGACCGCGCGCATTCGTTCCGACTGCGTCTATATGGTGCACGGCTTTGGTCACACGGCCGTGAGGCTGCGGCGCACGGTCGGCCGGGGGGCAAGCGACGCGCAACTCATCACCCGCTACACGACCGACCCGCTGATGGGCGGCACGGGGATGAATGTCAACTTCGTCACCGTCGAGGCGGAGGCGTAG
- a CDS encoding 4Fe-4S dicluster domain-containing protein — MARYGMAIDTRKCVGCMDCVVACKTENGVPEGLNRDWIAYESAGKFPTIHMEIRSERCNHCDNPPCVACCPTGASHVDDLGHIVLVTHNACIGCKACLASCPYDARFVHPDGYADKCTFCAHRVGEGLDPACVMVCPTRCFTFGDLDDPQSAITRVLESRRGHALLTDAGTGPRIFYLD, encoded by the coding sequence GTGGCACGCTACGGCATGGCAATCGATACCCGGAAGTGCGTCGGGTGCATGGACTGCGTGGTTGCGTGCAAGACCGAGAACGGTGTGCCGGAGGGACTCAACCGCGACTGGATCGCCTATGAATCGGCAGGGAAGTTCCCGACGATTCACATGGAGATTCGGTCCGAACGGTGCAATCACTGTGACAATCCGCCGTGCGTGGCGTGCTGCCCGACCGGCGCCAGCCATGTGGACGACCTGGGTCACATCGTCCTTGTCACCCACAACGCGTGCATCGGATGTAAGGCGTGCCTGGCGTCCTGCCCGTACGACGCGCGGTTCGTGCATCCGGACGGATACGCCGACAAGTGCACGTTCTGCGCGCACCGCGTCGGCGAGGGCCTCGATCCTGCGTGCGTCATGGTGTGCCCGACGCGCTGCTTTACCTTCGGCGATCTCGATGATCCCCAAAGCGCGATCACTCGCGTGCTCGAGTCGCGCAGGGGACATGCTCTCCTGACTGACGCCGGCACCGGGCCGCGCATCTTCTACCTGGACTGA
- the nrfD gene encoding polysulfide reductase NrfD: MTPELFITRHNELVDPFVQVWSWQIPVYLFLGGLVAGMMIITGFSLVKGRYGERSCICSALPGVGLVMLSLGMLALFLDLEHKWYVWRLYTTFQPSSPMSWGAWILVLVYPVLIASWLVRPPALLEDLSQTVERASAWLQARPQAVRAMGAASLGLGVALGIYTGILLSSLGARPLWSSGILGPLFLASGLSAAAAFTHMVARNEHERIEMARLDNVALTAELGILALLMLGLFSGSAPQMAAAGLFMGGAYTAPFWVFVVALGIVMPLIIQNLAVAHRIAHTPLAPLMVMTGSLALRFVFVQAGQMSHWAHGVLGVIRH; the protein is encoded by the coding sequence ATGACGCCTGAACTGTTCATCACGCGGCATAACGAACTGGTGGACCCGTTCGTCCAGGTCTGGAGTTGGCAGATCCCGGTCTATCTGTTTCTCGGCGGGCTGGTGGCTGGCATGATGATCATCACCGGCTTCTCGCTCGTGAAAGGGCGCTATGGCGAGCGCTCGTGCATCTGCTCGGCGCTGCCGGGTGTTGGCCTCGTGATGCTCAGCCTTGGCATGCTGGCCCTGTTCCTGGACCTCGAGCACAAGTGGTACGTCTGGCGTCTCTACACGACATTCCAGCCGTCCTCGCCGATGTCGTGGGGCGCGTGGATTCTCGTGCTGGTCTATCCCGTGCTCATCGCAAGCTGGCTTGTCCGGCCTCCCGCTCTGCTTGAGGATCTCAGCCAGACCGTCGAGCGCGCGTCGGCATGGCTGCAGGCCCGGCCGCAGGCCGTTCGTGCGATGGGTGCGGCCAGCCTTGGGCTCGGCGTGGCGCTCGGGATCTACACGGGGATCCTGCTGAGCTCGCTTGGAGCCAGGCCGTTGTGGTCGAGCGGCATTCTGGGCCCGCTCTTCCTCGCCTCCGGGCTCTCGGCGGCCGCCGCGTTCACGCACATGGTGGCCCGAAACGAGCACGAACGCATCGAGATGGCGCGCCTGGACAACGTGGCGCTCACTGCCGAATTGGGCATCCTGGCGCTGCTGATGCTCGGCCTGTTCTCCGGCAGCGCACCACAGATGGCGGCGGCGGGCCTGTTCATGGGAGGCGCGTACACGGCCCCGTTCTGGGTGTTCGTTGTCGCGCTCGGCATCGTGATGCCGCTGATTATTCAGAACCTGGCCGTGGCGCACCGAATCGCGCACACACCGCTCGCACCGTTGATGGTGATGACCGGAAGCCTCGCGCTGCGGTTTGTCTTCGTTCAGGCGGGGCAGATGAGCCACTGGGCGCACGGTGTGTTGGGGGTCATCAGGCATTGA
- a CDS encoding YeeE/YedE thiosulfate transporter family protein, translating into MTTTTGDRRPQAYTNPYLAGIGLGLVLLSSFVLVGRGLGASGAFNSVIAWAVNAVAPAHARSNEFIAGYLGDGSASPLKSWLVFEVIGVFAGAMLSGLLAGRTKVMTEKGPRVSVRMRLAMAFAGGILMAFGAALARGCTSGQALTGGALLNLGSWVFMMMVFAGAYAVAYFVRWQWR; encoded by the coding sequence ATGACGACAACAACTGGTGATCGCCGGCCGCAGGCGTACACGAATCCCTATCTGGCCGGGATCGGCCTCGGCCTGGTGCTGCTCTCCTCGTTCGTCCTCGTGGGACGAGGCCTGGGAGCATCGGGCGCGTTCAATTCGGTCATCGCTTGGGCCGTCAACGCAGTCGCTCCGGCTCATGCGAGGAGCAACGAGTTCATCGCCGGCTATCTCGGTGACGGCAGCGCATCGCCGCTCAAGTCGTGGCTGGTGTTCGAAGTGATTGGCGTGTTCGCCGGAGCCATGCTGTCGGGTCTGCTGGCCGGCCGCACGAAGGTCATGACCGAAAAGGGCCCGCGCGTGTCGGTCCGCATGCGGCTGGCGATGGCGTTCGCCGGCGGCATACTGATGGCGTTCGGAGCGGCGCTGGCTCGCGGATGCACGAGCGGTCAGGCGTTGACCGGTGGCGCCCTGCTGAATCTCGGCAGTTGGGTGTTCATGATGATGGTATTCGCCGGGGCGTATGCCGTGGCGTATTTTGTCAGGTGGCAATGGCGATGA
- a CDS encoding YeeE/YedE thiosulfate transporter family protein, whose protein sequence is MMAPFFKYGLFGDQTSLVVAFFIGIGFGFFLERAGLASARKLMAQFYLTDLAVFKVMFTSIITAMLGLTYLSWLGWLDLSLVYLVPTYLMPQVVGGLVLGAGFVTGGYCPGTSVAATATGRVDGLVSILGITFGMFVFAEAFPLVKGFYLSGAGEAMTIPKAFGLPYGLVVFAVVLMALGGFYGAGILEKKIAARSGE, encoded by the coding sequence ATGATGGCACCCTTTTTCAAGTACGGGCTGTTCGGCGACCAGACGAGCCTGGTTGTCGCATTCTTCATCGGCATCGGTTTCGGGTTCTTCCTCGAACGCGCAGGGTTAGCCAGCGCACGCAAACTCATGGCGCAGTTCTACCTGACCGATCTCGCCGTGTTCAAGGTGATGTTCACCTCAATCATCACCGCCATGCTTGGCCTCACGTATCTTTCGTGGCTGGGCTGGCTGGACCTGTCGCTGGTGTACCTGGTGCCCACCTACCTGATGCCGCAGGTTGTCGGTGGCCTGGTACTCGGTGCGGGCTTCGTCACCGGGGGATACTGCCCCGGCACGTCGGTTGCCGCCACGGCGACAGGACGCGTCGATGGCCTGGTGTCAATCCTCGGCATCACCTTCGGGATGTTCGTCTTCGCCGAAGCCTTCCCGCTCGTGAAGGGGTTTTACCTGAGCGGAGCAGGGGAGGCGATGACCATACCGAAGGCCTTTGGCTTGCCCTACGGGCTCGTTGTGTTCGCAGTGGTCCTGATGGCGCTCGGGGGGTTCTACGGGGCGGGAATCCTCGAGAAGAAGATCGCGGCTCGATCCGGGGAGTGA